Proteins encoded together in one Argiope bruennichi chromosome 1, qqArgBrue1.1, whole genome shotgun sequence window:
- the LOC129969207 gene encoding ras-related protein Rab-27A-like isoform X2, whose protein sequence is MNNVSSSATPDYDYLIKFLALGDSGVGKTSILCHFTNGVFNKKFISTVGVDFSEKRVVYRSQYSEGITGRSQRVHLQLWDTAGQERFRSLTTAFFRDAMGFIVVFDLTSEQSFLNVRNWLEQLKTHAYCDNPDIVLCGNKADLEDSRFMKEEQLREEAEKFGLPYFETSAVTGQNVNKVFDTLLDMVMLRIQKTVDSTTLPGRRRGAPGMQVEDKGAPTQQRNCAC, encoded by the exons ATGAACAATGTGAGTAGTAGTGCTACACCAGATTATGATTACCTTATCAAGTTTTTGGCACTTGGAGATTCTGGTGTTGGTAAAACTAGCATATTATGTCATTTTACTAATGGagtcttcaataaaaaattcatctCAACAGTTGGAGTTGATTTTAGTGAAAAGAGAGTT GTATATAGATCTCAGTATTCTGAAGGCATCACAGGACGAAGTCAACGAGTGCACTTACAATTATGGGATACTGCAGGACAGGAAAG ATTTCGAAGTTTGACAACTGCTTTCTTTCGAGATGCTATGGGCTTTATTGTTGTTTTTGACCTTACAAGTGAACAATCATTTCTCAATGTCCGTAACTGGCTGGAACAGTTGAAAACTCATGCTTATTGTGACAATCCAGATATTGTTCTCTGTGGAAATAAGGCAGACTTAGAAGATTCGAGATTTATGAAAGAAGAACAGTTAAGAGAAGAAGCTGAAAAATttgg attACCTTATTTTGAAACAAGTGCTGTGACTGGTCAAAATGTCAATAAAGTTTTTGACACTCTTTTGGATATGGTTATGTTGCGCATACAGAAGACTGTAGATAGTACTACCTTGCCAGGTCGAAGACGAGGTGCTCCTGGAATGCAGGTGGAGGACAAAGGGGCTCCTACCCAGCAAAGAAATTGTGCATGTTGA
- the LOC129969207 gene encoding ras-related protein Rab-27A-like isoform X1 gives MFNDTVLVMNNVSSSATPDYDYLIKFLALGDSGVGKTSILCHFTNGVFNKKFISTVGVDFSEKRVVYRSQYSEGITGRSQRVHLQLWDTAGQERFRSLTTAFFRDAMGFIVVFDLTSEQSFLNVRNWLEQLKTHAYCDNPDIVLCGNKADLEDSRFMKEEQLREEAEKFGLPYFETSAVTGQNVNKVFDTLLDMVMLRIQKTVDSTTLPGRRRGAPGMQVEDKGAPTQQRNCAC, from the exons ATGTTTAATGACACTG tgtTAGTTATGAACAATGTGAGTAGTAGTGCTACACCAGATTATGATTACCTTATCAAGTTTTTGGCACTTGGAGATTCTGGTGTTGGTAAAACTAGCATATTATGTCATTTTACTAATGGagtcttcaataaaaaattcatctCAACAGTTGGAGTTGATTTTAGTGAAAAGAGAGTT GTATATAGATCTCAGTATTCTGAAGGCATCACAGGACGAAGTCAACGAGTGCACTTACAATTATGGGATACTGCAGGACAGGAAAG ATTTCGAAGTTTGACAACTGCTTTCTTTCGAGATGCTATGGGCTTTATTGTTGTTTTTGACCTTACAAGTGAACAATCATTTCTCAATGTCCGTAACTGGCTGGAACAGTTGAAAACTCATGCTTATTGTGACAATCCAGATATTGTTCTCTGTGGAAATAAGGCAGACTTAGAAGATTCGAGATTTATGAAAGAAGAACAGTTAAGAGAAGAAGCTGAAAAATttgg attACCTTATTTTGAAACAAGTGCTGTGACTGGTCAAAATGTCAATAAAGTTTTTGACACTCTTTTGGATATGGTTATGTTGCGCATACAGAAGACTGTAGATAGTACTACCTTGCCAGGTCGAAGACGAGGTGCTCCTGGAATGCAGGTGGAGGACAAAGGGGCTCCTACCCAGCAAAGAAATTGTGCATGTTGA